The Streptomyces sp. NBC_00286 nucleotide sequence CGTTCTGTACGACGGCAGCCCCGGCTACCCGGGCACGGCCGCCCAGTGGCGCATTGCCGAACTCACGGGATCCACGCTCTTCGGCACCTCGGCCGCGTACGTCATGGCCTGCCGCAAGGCGGACGTGCACCCCGCCCGCGACTTCGATCTCTCCCGTGTGCAGTGCGTCGCCACCACCGGCTCGCCCCTCCCGCCCGACGGATTCCGCTGGCTGCACGACGAGTTCGCGGAGAGCGGCGCCGACCTGTGGATCGCCTCCGTCAGCGGCGGCACCGACGTCTGCTCCTGCTTCGCAGGCTGCGTACCCACGCTCCCGGTGTACATCGGCGAACTCCAGGCACCGTGCCTCGGCACCGACCTCCAGTCCTGGGACCCCAGCGGCAAACCCCTGACCGACGAAGTCGGCGAGCTGGTCGTCAGCAACCCGATGCCGTCCATGCCCATCCACTTCTGGAACGACCCCGACGGCAGCCGCTACCACGACAGTTACTTCGACGTGTACCCCGGAGCCTGGCGCCACGGGGACTGGATCACCGTCACCTCACGCGGCTCGGTCATCATCCACGGCCGCTCCGACTCCACGCTCAACCGTCAGGGCGTGCGCATGGGTTCGGCCGATATCTACGAAGCCGTCGAACGCCTCCCCGAGATCCGCGAATCCCTGGTCATCGGCATCGAACAGCCCGACGGCGGATACTGGATGCCGCTGTTCGTCCACCTTGCGCCGGGCGCCGTACTCGACGAAGCCCTCCTCGGACGTATCAAGCAGACCATCCGCGAACAGCTCTCGCCCCGCCACGTCCCCGACGAGGTCATCGAGGTGCCCGGCATTCCGCACACCCTCACCGGCAAGCGCATCGAGGTCCCGGTCAAGCGTCTGCTCCAAGGCGCCCCCCTCGAAAAGGCCGTCAACGTGGGCTCGGTGGACAGTGTGGATCTACTCCGCTTCTACCAGGACCTGGCCCGCAAGCGCGCCTGATCAGGTTGCTGACCAGCGCATTTGTCGCACAACCGGGTGTGTGACCCCCTCGCCCGACGGCCGTTGTCAGTGCCGCCGGTTACGGTGAGTGAGCATTGATCGACTGCACTCAGGGGGAAAGAATGGCGCACATCCAGCACCACAGCATGCGACGCGTACTGCGCCGCGAAATCGCCGGCACCCTCGGCCTGCTGACGGACGAACAGGACTTCACGGCGATGCGACGCTATCGCACGTTCACCTTTGCCGACCACGAGAGCTACCTCCAGCAGGTGGAAGCCCTGCTCAGGACACTGGCTTCCCAAGGCGGCCACACCACAGTGGCACTCTTCGACCCCGAGGAGTACGCGGAGTTCTGCGCCGAGCACGGCCTGGAACCCGACGCCCCGACCAGCCGCACCCGCTTCACAGCAGAGCTCGCCGCAACGGGCGCCACCCTCCCGTACGAGGGACAACCCCTCGCCGAGCTCGTCCCGGACCTCGTCGACGAGGCCGTCCGACAAGCCACTTGGGAGTACGCGACTACGCTCCTGTCCCGCATCGGGAACTGCGCGTCCTGTGGCGAGGACATCGGCCGTGCGGCTTTCATCCGAGCCTCTGACCTGCTCGTGCGCATCCTCGAAAGCACGGGCCCCGGCCGGCGCCACCTCGTGTGCAGCGTCTCGACCGCGCCGGAAACACTTACCGCCGTACTCCATGCCGACGACGACGAGGAGGGCACACCCCAGCTCGACGAGGCCGAGGCCCTCGAATTCACCACCGTCCTGGCCGTCGGCATCGCCACTCAGAGCGCCGGAGGCCTCGTCATGCGCACCAGCGCCCCGGACACCACCGACCGCGTCTTCGGCTGGCGCCTGCGTGGCGAAGGCCTGGAACCGCTGACCGCAGGAGAGGTCTTCGACGCCTACTGCACCGACATCGATTCCGGCGACCTCGTCTCCCCGGAATCAGGCGTCGACTACTGCGTGCCACCTGACCTGAGGGACGACGGCCCCACGACGGCGCACACGCACTGAACGCGGCGAGGGGTGCCGCACCGTAGGTGGGGCACCCCTCGATCACCGCTCGGGGTAACGGTGCTGTCCTACTCGCCGGACAGCACCGCCTGAGCCGCGTTGCGCGCCTCTTCGGCAGTGTCCGATGCGCGCGCCGCCGCCGCGGCACGCTCGCACTGCGCCAGCGTGTACTTCGCCAGCGTCGCTCGGACGTACGGAATCGACGCCGCACCCATGGAAAGTGAGGTGACCCCCAGGCCGGTCAGCACACACGCGAGCAGCGGGTCCGATGCGGCCTCGCCGCAGACACCACAGCTCTTGCCCTCGGCCTTCGCCGCCTCGGCGGACAGGGCGACCAGGTCAAGCAGCGCGGGCTGCCATGGGTCCTGAAGACGGGACACCGCGCCCACCTGACGGTCGGCGGCGAAGGTGTACTGAGCGAGATCGTTGGTGCCCAGCGACAGGAACTCGACCTCCTGCAGGATCGACCGCGCCCGCAGAGCGGCCGACGGAATCTCGACCATGGCACCGAACTTCGCCTGCAGCCCGGCCTCACGGCACGCATCCGCGAACGCCTTCGCGTCGATACGGTCCGCGACCATCGGCGCCATCACCTCGAGATAGACCGGCAGCCCCTCGGAAGCCTTCGCAAGCGCCGTCAGCTGCGTACGCAACACCGCCGGGTGATCGAGCAGCGTCCGCAGGCCACGCACGCCCAGCGCCGGGTTCGGCTCGTCGGCCGGCGTCAGGAAGTCGAGCGGTTTATCGGCACCCGCATCCAGCACACGCACCACAACACGACCCTCAGGGAAGGCCTCAAGCACCTTGCGATACGCCTCTACCTGCTTGCTCTCAGACGGCGCATTCTTGCTGTCGTCAAGGAAGAGGAACTCGGTACGGAACAGACCGACACCCTCCGCACCGGCGGCAACCGCCGCCGGCACATCCGCAGGACCACCGACATTGGCCAGCAGCGGCACCTTGTGCCCGTCCGAGGTGGCTCCGGGCCCGCTCGACGCGGCAAGCGCCGCCTTGCGCTCGGCGGCCGCGGCCTCCATGGCGGCCTTCTTCTCGGCACTCGGGTTCACGAAGATCTCACCGGTGCTGCCGTCCACCGCGATCATCGTTCCCTCGGCGAGTTCACCCGCACCCGGCAACGCGACCACAGCCGGCACGCCCAGCGCCCGCGCCAGAATCGCGCTGTGGCTGGTGGGCCCACCCTCCTCGGTGACGAAACCGAGGACCAGAGTCGGATCCAGCAGGGCAGTGTCAGCAGGTGCAAGGTCACGAGCAATAAGGACGTACGGCTCGTCACTGTCCGGGACGCCCGGCATCGGAACACCGAGCAGACGGGCGACGATACGGTTCCGCACATCGTCGAGGTCCGCCACACGACCGGCGAGGTACTCACCAGCACCCGCAAGCAGAGCGCGATACGCGGCGAAGGCGTCGTACACCGCGCGCTCCGCCGTGCTCCCGACAGCGATACGCCGCTCGACATCGGCCATGAGCTCCGGGTCCTGAGCCATCATGGCCTGGGCCTCAAGCACCGCCTGGGCTTCGCCGCCCGCCAGATTGCCGCGCGCCATCAGATCGGCCGCCACGGCCTCGACGGCCTTACGAGCGCGCCCCTGTTCGCGCTCCGCGTCCTCCGCCGGGATCTGCTTGGCAGGCGGCTCGAGAACCGCCGTCCCCATGTGCCGAACCTCGCCGATCGCCACACCGTGGCTCACGCCGACCCCTCGCAGCGTTGTCTCCATGTCACCTGTCTCCGATAGAGCGGCGGGTCCCGCCACCGCGGTGGTCGTCCTGCCTGTCGTTCATCACGGCACTGAAGTCAGTGCCAGATGAAGAGAGCGTCTCCAGCCTTCACATCGCCGTCAACGTTGAGGTCGGAGAGAGACTCGGCCGCAGCTTCGAGCGCCACGATGGGGCACACCGGGGATTTGCCGGCCGCTTCGACGGCAACCGGGTTCCAGCGGACCATGGCCTGACCGCGCTGCACAGTGTCACCCTTGTTGATCAGCAGCTCGAAGCCCTCGCCATTCAGCTGAACAGTGTCGATACCGAGGTGCGTGAGTACGCCGTGGCCCTGCTCGTCGACCACGACGAAGGCGTGCGGATGCAGCGAGACAACCACGCCGTCGATGGGGGCGACGGCCTCGGATGGCTCACGTACGGGATCGATCGCAGTGCCGGGCCCAACCATTGCTCCGGAGAAGACGGGATCAGGGACGGCTGCGAGCCCGATGGCACGCCCAGCAAGCGGGGACGTCACAGTGGTCATGGGGAGGCCTCCCAGGGGCGAAGATTCATATGGGTCGTCACTGCTTGTACAGGCTGACGCGCTGTTCAGCAGCGTAAGTCATGAGAAGTCCCGGTCCGCCGGAGAGGTCCCGGTTGGCGACCGTAGGACACCGCACAAACGATTTGCGCAGACTCCCGAGCCCGCTGTAGGGTCGTACCCCTGCTTGAGGCGGGCGACGCGGCCAAGCGTCCTTGCCCGGCAGCATCCAACTTGTCAGATCCTATCTCGGGGCCTGGTTCTGCATGCCCGCAGTACCATGGTCAGTGAGACGGTAAGACCCTGATAGAGTTTGGAAACACCGAAGGGAAGCCCGGAGGAAAGCCCGCGAGGGTGAGTACAAAGGAAGCGTCCGTTCCTTGAGAACTCAACAGCGTGCCAAAAATCAACGCCAGATATGTTGATACCCCGACACCGGGATTGTTCCTGGTGGCGAGGTTCCTTTGAAGAAAACACAGCGAGGACGCTGTGAACCCTTCCGTTCATTCCGCGGGGGGTTCCGCTCTCGTGGTGTCACCCCGGATATCCGGGTGAAGCATTCACGGAGAGTTTGATCCTGGCTCAGGACGAACGCTGGCGGCGTGCTTAACACATGCAAGTCGAACGATGAACCACTTCGGTGGGGATTAGTGGCGAACGGGTGAGTAACACGTGGGCAATCTGCCCTTCACTCTGGGACAAGCCCTGGAAACGGGGTCTAATACCGGATAACACTTCCACTCTCCTGAGTGGAGGTTAAAAGCTCCGGCGGTGAGGGATGAGCCCGCGGCCTATCAGCTTGTTGGTGAGGTAATGGCTCACCAAGGCGACGACGGGTAGCCGGCCTGAGAGGGCGACCGGCCACACTGGGACTGAGACACGGCCCAGACTCCTACGGGAGGCAGCAGTGGGGAATATTGCACAATGGGCGCAAGCCTGATGCAGCGACGCCGCGTGGGGGATGACGGCCTTCGGGTTGTAAACCCCTTTCAGCAGGGAAGAAGCGCAAGTGACGGTACCTGCAGAAGAAGCGCCGGCTAACTACGTGCCAGCAGCCGCGGTAATACGTAGGGCGCAAGCGTTGTCCGGAATTATTGGGCGTAAAGAGCTCGTAGGCGGCTTGTCGCGTCGGTTGTGAAAGCCCGGGGCTTAACCCCGGGTCTGCAGTCGATACGGGCAGGCTAGAGTTCGGTAGGGGAGATCGGAATTCCTGGTGTAGCGGTGAAATGCGCAGATATCAGGAGGAACACCGGTGGCGAAGGCGGATCTCTGGGCCGATACTGACGCTGAGGAGCGAAAGCGTGGGGAGCGAACAGGATTAGATACCCTGGTAGTCCACGCCGTAAACGGTGGGCACTAGGTGTGGGCAACATTCCACGTTGTCCGTGCCGCAGCTAACGCATTAAGTGCCCCGCCTGGGGAGTACGGCCGCAAGGCTAAAACTCAAAGGAATTGACGGGGGCCCGCACAAGCAGCGGAGCATGTGGCTTAA carries:
- the ptsP gene encoding phosphoenolpyruvate--protein phosphotransferase produces the protein METTLRGVGVSHGVAIGEVRHMGTAVLEPPAKQIPAEDAEREQGRARKAVEAVAADLMARGNLAGGEAQAVLEAQAMMAQDPELMADVERRIAVGSTAERAVYDAFAAYRALLAGAGEYLAGRVADLDDVRNRIVARLLGVPMPGVPDSDEPYVLIARDLAPADTALLDPTLVLGFVTEEGGPTSHSAILARALGVPAVVALPGAGELAEGTMIAVDGSTGEIFVNPSAEKKAAMEAAAAERKAALAASSGPGATSDGHKVPLLANVGGPADVPAAVAAGAEGVGLFRTEFLFLDDSKNAPSESKQVEAYRKVLEAFPEGRVVVRVLDAGADKPLDFLTPADEPNPALGVRGLRTLLDHPAVLRTQLTALAKASEGLPVYLEVMAPMVADRIDAKAFADACREAGLQAKFGAMVEIPSAALRARSILQEVEFLSLGTNDLAQYTFAADRQVGAVSRLQDPWQPALLDLVALSAEAAKAEGKSCGVCGEAASDPLLACVLTGLGVTSLSMGAASIPYVRATLAKYTLAQCERAAAAARASDTAEEARNAAQAVLSGE
- a CDS encoding PTS sugar transporter subunit IIA, whose product is MTTVTSPLAGRAIGLAAVPDPVFSGAMVGPGTAIDPVREPSEAVAPIDGVVVSLHPHAFVVVDEQGHGVLTHLGIDTVQLNGEGFELLINKGDTVQRGQAMVRWNPVAVEAAGKSPVCPIVALEAAAESLSDLNVDGDVKAGDALFIWH